The proteins below are encoded in one region of Pomacea canaliculata isolate SZHN2017 linkage group LG7, ASM307304v1, whole genome shotgun sequence:
- the LOC112568842 gene encoding deleted in malignant brain tumors 1 protein-like — MSDSTRAVAVGTNKYGAGSGPILFGDLRCVGNETSLAQCQHSGLYRHSCNHWWDLGVMCNTTEQITARLAGGTSQAGRLEILFNGEWGTVCDDLFEQEEAEVYCSEIFFNGEWSKVCDEQFGHEEAEVACRMLGFKSDGAAVVSTSRYGRGSGPILLNDVICQGTETNLEQCRHYPFYMFHCSHLKDVGVVCNITDQMTARLANGTSQAGRLEIFFNGEWSTVCVNQFGQEEAEVACKMLGFKSGGAAAVSTSRYGRGSGYILLNNVVCQGTETSLAQCRHDPLYTDDCDHSEDVGVVCNITNNMSARLVHGTSAAGRLEILFNEEWTTVCDTGFGQEEAQVACRMLGFNSTGAAAVNFGVYRAGSGNILLDGLKCTGTETSLGICSHKMLYEHSCKHSNDVGVVCKIELRLTGTSRTRQDLGLVEMKTGSTWQAVCVSDVTTATVACRQLRLPTGAAVHTGGLLHEARKSPVLKVSFTCEGHENNLFHCGQNVDGYKSECDDSDVGVFCTDTPSVYIVSANDRLMAGKKSALRCLTPNSYTIAEKPTWSETAGGRPDGDLLIFEPLTRTHNMRRVTCNLTSVKNISGDSLVLNVYYEPLIRILPRNNMNATRTENIVLYEIAHGQNVTFVCEADSNPPPASITWRGVVSSDTGELHITAADNRHNGIYTCTVTTETVDGDDRLPLKSSYHFTLIVKGFIHHLSLLLMLSRI, encoded by the exons CTGAGCAGATAACAGCACGTCTGGCTGGCGGGACTTCACAGGCAGGACGTCTCGAGATACTTTTCAACGGAGAatggggcacagtgtgtgacgATCTGTTTGAACAGGAAGAGGCTGAGGTATACTGCTCAGAGATATTTTTCAACGGAGAATGGAGCAAAGTGTGTGACGAGCAATTTGGACATGAAGAGGCGGAGGTAGCTTGCAGGATGCTAGGATTCAAAAG TGATGGAGCTGCAGTTGTCAGCACCAGTAGATATGGACGAGGTTCAGGTCCCATTCTGCTTAACGACGTGATCTGCCAGGGAACAGAAACTAATTTGGAACAATGCCGGCATTATCCCTTCTACATGTTCCACTGTAGTCACTTGAAAGACGTTGGCGTcgtctgtaacatca CTGACCAGATGACAGCACGTCTGGCTAACGGGACTTCACAggcaggacgtctagagatattTTTCAACGGAGAATGGAGCACAGTGTGTGTCAATCAGTTTGGACAGGAAGAGGCTGAGGTAGCTTGCAAGATGCTAGGATTCAAAAG TGGCGGAGCAGCAGCTGTGAGCACCAGTAGATATGGACGTGGTTCAGGTTACATTCTGCTTAATAACGTGGTCTGCCAGGGAACAGAAACCAGTCTAGCACAATGTCGGCATGACCCCCTGTACACCGACGACTGTGATCACTCGGAGGACGTTGGCGTcgtctgtaacatca CCAACAATATGTCAGCGCGGTTGGTTCACGGTACGTCTGCGGCGGGGCGACTTGAGATCTTGTTTAACGAGGAATGGACTACAGTGTGTGACACTGGGTTTGGACAGGAAGAGGCGcaggtagcctgcaggatgttaggattcaacag TACTGGAGCAGCAGCTGTAAATTTTGGTGTATACCGAGCAGGGTCAGGCAACATTTTGCTCGATGGTCTGAAGTGCACAGGAACAGAAACTAGTCTGGGAATCTGCTCTCACAAAATGCTTTATGAACACTCCTGCAAGCATTCGAATGATgttggtgtcgtctgcaaaatag AACTACGTCTGACTGGCACTAGTCGCACCAGACAAGACCTGGGCCTTGTAGAGATGAAGACCGGGAGCACGTGGCAAGCTGTTTGCGTCTCTGACGTCACGACGGCGACAGTAGCGTGCAGACAACTCCGTCTACCCAC aGGGGCAGCCGTTCACACAGGGGGATTGTTACATGAGGCTAGGAAGAGCCCTGTACTAAAGGTATCTTTTACCTGTGAGGGCCATGAGAACAATCTTTTCCATTGCGGTCAGAATGTAGACGGCTACAAGAGTGAGTGTGACGACAGTGACGTGGGAGTCTTTTGCACCGACA CCCCTTCTGTTTATATCGTGTCTGCAAATGATCGGCTGatggctggaaaaaaatcagctCTCAGGTGTTTGACTCCAAACAGttacacaatagcagaaaagcCCACTTGGTCAGAAACAGCAGGTGGTCGACCTGATGGAGATCTTCTTATCTTTGAACCTCTGACCAGGACACACAATATGAGACGAGTGACATGCAACTTAACGTCTGTCAAAAATATATCTGGTGATAGTCTCGTactaaatgtttatt ATGAGCCGCTCATCAGAATATTACCAAGAAATAATATGAATGCAACAAGGACTGAAAACATAGTCCTCTATGAGATCGCTCATGGACAGAAtgtaacatttgtttgtgaAGCTGACAGCAACCCACCTCCTGCTTCCATTACTTGGCGAGGAGTAGTAAGCAGTGATACCGGGGAACTACATATTACAGCAGCAGACAACAGACACAATGGcatctacacctgtaccgtgacTACTGAAACTGTTGATGGTGATGACCGCCTCCCACTGAAGTCATCTTACCACTTTACTTTAATTGTTAAAGGTTTTATTCATCATCTGTCACTATTATTAATGCTATCACGTATTTAA
- the LOC112568858 gene encoding uncharacterized protein LOC112568858 isoform X1: MKIVLLFGLLATAFAIDSSGPFSYSTKEIRVVFDFLDRNMDGIIHQSELFTKFRKDDTNDDKKVSYEEFTAGFPPEIPSSLINGTFIFFDGMDDNVDGVLDPSIVCRLFAFLDANNNRKGVFGEFKTVVDQVLSSIS, translated from the exons ATGAAGATCGTCCTCCTTTTTGGTCTTCTGGCTACTGCGTTCGCCATCGATTCATCGGG tccTTTCAGCTACAGCACAAAAGAGATCCGAGTAGTGTTCGATTTTCTGGACAGGAACATGGATGGAATCATCCACCAGAGTGAACTTTTTACAAAGTTTAGGAAGGATGATACAAACG ACGATAAAAAGGTGAGCTATGAAGAATTTACTGCTGGGTTCCCTCCTGAGATACCATCAAGTCTAATCAACGGTACTTTTATCTTCTTCGATGGAATGGACGACAACGTTGACGGCGTTCTGGATCCATCCATCGTTTGCCGCCTTTTCGCCTTCCTGGATGCTAACA ACAACAGGAAAGGCGTATTTGGGGagtttaaaactgttgttgatCAG GTGCTCAGCTCCATCTCCTAA
- the LOC112568858 gene encoding uncharacterized protein LOC112568858 isoform X2, which translates to MKIVLLFGLLATAFAIDSSGYSTKEIRVVFDFLDRNMDGIIHQSELFTKFRKDDTNDDKKVSYEEFTAGFPPEIPSSLINGTFIFFDGMDDNVDGVLDPSIVCRLFAFLDANNNRKGVFGEFKTVVDQVLSSIS; encoded by the exons ATGAAGATCGTCCTCCTTTTTGGTCTTCTGGCTACTGCGTTCGCCATCGATTCATCGGG CTACAGCACAAAAGAGATCCGAGTAGTGTTCGATTTTCTGGACAGGAACATGGATGGAATCATCCACCAGAGTGAACTTTTTACAAAGTTTAGGAAGGATGATACAAACG ACGATAAAAAGGTGAGCTATGAAGAATTTACTGCTGGGTTCCCTCCTGAGATACCATCAAGTCTAATCAACGGTACTTTTATCTTCTTCGATGGAATGGACGACAACGTTGACGGCGTTCTGGATCCATCCATCGTTTGCCGCCTTTTCGCCTTCCTGGATGCTAACA ACAACAGGAAAGGCGTATTTGGGGagtttaaaactgttgttgatCAG GTGCTCAGCTCCATCTCCTAA
- the LOC112567567 gene encoding uncharacterized protein LOC112567567 codes for MRIIILFGLLATAHSEVVFHTGFTNEVDVENFKAFDLNGDGILHFSETFTTFRDVDTNDDGVWSFEEFADKCSPDIPPLQAQIAFDFADTLDSAVDGVIDSSVTCAFFSIMDVDNNRKAILGEYKNASHQAKSYFKTELKTSRDVDICCIICKRNSK; via the exons ATGAGAATCATCATCCTTTTTGGACTTCTGGCTACTGCACATAGTGAAGTTGTGTTTCACACGGG CTTTACCAACGAGGTAGATGTCGAGAATTTCAAAGCGTTCGACCTTAATGGCGATGGAATCCTCCATTTCAGTGAAACTTTCACAACTTTCAGGGACGTTGATACGAATG atgATGGAGTCTGGAGCTTTGAAGAGTTCGCTGATAAGTGTTCTCCAGATATTCCTCCTCTTCAAGCTCAAATCGCATTTGACTTTGCGGACACCCTGGACTCTGCAGTCGACGGTGTCATCGATTCATCGGTGACATGCGCATTTTTCAGCATCATGGATGTGGACA ACAACAGGAAAGCAATTTTAGGAGAATATAAAAACGCATCCCATCAG GCGAAAAGCTACTTCAAAACAGAGCTGAAAACATCGCGGGATGTTGACATCTGTTGCATCATATGCAAAAGAAACTccaaataa